The Kordia sp. SMS9 genome window below encodes:
- a CDS encoding YkgJ family cysteine cluster protein, translating to MQDIIDGLPKKAKEVEKENQKFFQKLKKKTPKNLDYIMQELHEEEFATTDCLTCGNCCKTTSPIFTNADIARISKHFRMKEHQFISQFLFFDEDNHYVLQSAPCHFLGADNECMIYDVRPKACREYPHTNRKKFHKISEITMNNISICPATYNIVEKLKRVIETKGKR from the coding sequence ATGCAGGATATTATTGATGGATTGCCAAAAAAGGCAAAGGAAGTTGAGAAAGAGAATCAAAAATTCTTTCAAAAATTAAAAAAGAAAACACCTAAAAATCTCGATTATATCATGCAGGAATTGCACGAGGAAGAGTTTGCCACAACGGACTGTCTTACCTGCGGCAATTGCTGTAAAACCACAAGTCCAATATTTACAAATGCTGATATTGCTCGAATTTCAAAGCATTTTCGCATGAAAGAACACCAATTCATCAGCCAATTTTTATTCTTTGATGAAGACAATCATTATGTGTTGCAAAGTGCGCCGTGTCACTTTTTAGGTGCCGACAATGAATGTATGATTTACGATGTGCGCCCAAAAGCTTGTCGCGAATATCCGCATACCAATCGGAAGAAATTCCACAAAATTTCTGAAATTACCATGAACAATATTTCTATATGTCCCGCAACGTATAACATCGTTGAAAAGTTAAAAAGAGTCATAGAAACGAAAGGAAAACGTTAG
- a CDS encoding bifunctional 2-polyprenyl-6-hydroxyphenol methylase/3-demethylubiquinol 3-O-methyltransferase UbiG, translating to MKDLFGKAILDYQQGNYTEDIVTATSISEEDSLPLPYLFRSYDEMPLLEQTALQLAKGNVLDVGCGAGSHSLYLQNERNLKVTAIDVSEAAIEACKLRGVQHAETADILSFEGKFDTILLLMNGAGMCGKLNKISPFLHHLKSLLTDGGQILVDSSDIIYMFDEDEDGGKWISSETDYYGELLYYVSYKGEQETPFHWLYIDYNTLQNAAHACGLQCELILEGEHYDYLAKLSV from the coding sequence ATGAAAGATTTATTCGGAAAAGCAATTTTAGATTATCAGCAAGGAAATTATACCGAAGATATTGTGACCGCGACTTCTATTTCGGAAGAAGATTCGTTGCCACTTCCCTATTTATTTCGTTCGTACGATGAGATGCCTCTGTTGGAACAAACGGCTTTGCAATTGGCGAAAGGAAACGTATTGGATGTAGGTTGCGGCGCGGGAAGTCACAGTCTGTATTTGCAGAACGAACGCAATTTGAAAGTGACGGCAATTGATGTTTCTGAAGCTGCGATTGAAGCTTGTAAATTACGAGGTGTTCAACATGCTGAAACAGCAGACATCCTCAGTTTTGAAGGCAAATTTGACACGATTCTTTTATTGATGAATGGCGCAGGAATGTGTGGAAAACTCAACAAAATTTCGCCATTTTTACACCATTTAAAAAGCTTGCTCACAGACGGCGGGCAAATTTTAGTTGATTCATCCGATATCATTTATATGTTTGATGAAGACGAAGATGGCGGCAAGTGGATTTCTTCTGAAACAGATTATTATGGCGAATTATTATATTACGTAAGTTACAAAGGCGAACAAGAAACTCCTTTTCATTGGTTATATATTGATTACAACACTTTACAAAATGCAGCACATGCTTGTGGTTTGCAATGCGAGTTAATTTTAGAAGGCGAACATTATGATTATTTGGCGAAGCTGAGTGTTTGA
- a CDS encoding sterol desaturase family protein: MEPILAYFDNIPSSHRSLILVGGIAFFWLIEYIIPLFRFNYKKVTHAGINIFFTLTTIAINFVLAFLLLKTSDWTVANQFGILQWIDLQFPTLSAWWYVLIGVALLDFFGAWLAHYVEHRVPILWRFHLVHHTDTHVDTTTANRHHPGESVIRFVFTLIGVFIVGAPVAIIMLYQSMSVVLSQFNHANIHIPKKLDKWISYIIVSPNMHKVHHHHVLPYTDTNYGNIFSIWDHIFRTFATKDPETLVYGVDTYPEASENANLKSLLKIPFNKYRPPTTLNADE, encoded by the coding sequence TTGGAACCTATTTTAGCATATTTTGACAACATTCCCTCATCGCATAGAAGCCTAATTTTAGTAGGTGGAATTGCCTTTTTTTGGTTGATAGAATACATTATTCCGCTATTTCGATTCAACTATAAAAAAGTAACTCATGCTGGAATCAATATCTTTTTCACCTTAACAACCATTGCCATCAACTTTGTGTTGGCGTTTTTATTATTAAAAACGTCCGATTGGACAGTTGCGAATCAATTTGGTATTTTACAATGGATTGATCTGCAATTCCCCACCTTATCCGCTTGGTGGTATGTCTTAATTGGGGTGGCTTTGCTAGACTTTTTTGGCGCATGGTTGGCACATTATGTAGAACACAGAGTGCCAATATTGTGGCGTTTTCACTTAGTACATCACACGGATACACATGTAGATACGACTACAGCAAACAGGCATCATCCTGGCGAAAGTGTCATTCGTTTTGTGTTTACCTTAATAGGCGTATTCATTGTCGGTGCACCTGTCGCAATTATCATGTTGTATCAGTCGATGTCGGTCGTTTTGTCACAGTTCAATCATGCCAATATCCACATTCCGAAAAAGCTTGATAAATGGATTAGTTATATCATCGTTTCACCAAATATGCACAAAGTACATCATCATCATGTATTGCCATATACGGATACCAATTACGGAAACATTTTTTCTATTTGGGATCATATCTTTAGAACCTTTGCCACCAAAGATCCTGAAACTTTGGTGTACGGCGTTGATACCTATCCAGAAGCATCTGAAAATGCCAATTTAAAAAGTCTGCTCAAAATTCCTTTCAACAAATACCGTCCGCCAACTACGTTAAACGCTGACGAATAA